One genomic window of Lagenorhynchus albirostris chromosome 17, mLagAlb1.1, whole genome shotgun sequence includes the following:
- the ZNF623 gene encoding zinc finger protein 623 isoform X2: MEVAAPAPGGGPEPRLGGLLGNLDGQSLRSCPSQEGGFKQVTVTHWKIQTGEAAQVGSKSGGSPVLSSNLLLLQRELIEGEAHQREACGSFPFNSDLVRHQVSQAGEKSHRRDECGRGFGQSSHLVEHPRAHGGDRLYVCNACGKDFVLYADLVEHQKVHAGERPFKCAQCGKAFCHSSDLIRHQRVHTRERPFECKECGKGFSQSSLLIRHQRIHTGERPYECNECGKAFIRSSSLIRHYQVHTEVRQYECEECRKAFRHRSDLIEHQRIHTGERPYECNECGKAFIRSSKLIQHQRIHTGERPYVCNECGKRFSQTSNFTQHQRIHTGEKLYECNECGKAFFLSSYLIRHQKIHTGERVYECKECGKAFLQKAHLTEHQKIHTGDRPFACKDCGKAFIQSSKLLLHQAPDTQARRPWFTGPATPWHMGSSRTGARGRVPCIGRRTLNHCATREAPP; encoded by the exons ATGGAGGTCGCTGCCCCTGCGCCTGGCGGGGGCCCTGAACCCAGATTAGGGGGGCTGTTGGGAAACCTGGACGGGCAGAGCCTGCGGAGCTGCCCCTCCCAGGAGGGAGGTTTCAAGCAGGTGACAGTTACCCACTGGAAGATCCAAACAGGAGAGGCAGCGCAGGTGGGCAGTAAGTCAGGAGGAAGCCCCGTCCTGAGCTCAAACCTCCTCCTGCTTCAGAGAGAGCTGATCGAAGGGGAGGCCCACCAGCGCGAGGCTTGCGGAAGCTTCCCATTTAATTCGGACCTGGTCAGACATCAGGTttctcaggctggggagaagtCTCACAGACGTGACGAGTGTGGGAGGGGCTTCGGCCAGAGCTCCCACCTCGTGGAGCATCCGCGCGCTCACGGCGGAGACAGACTCTACGTGTGTAACGCGTGTGGGAAAGACTTCGTTCTCTACGCGGATCTTGTGGAGCATCAGAAAGTGCACGCGGGAGAAAGGCCCTTCAAGTGCGCTCAGTGTGGGAAGGCGTTCTGTCACAGCTCAGACCTGATCCGCCACCAGCGCGTCCACACCCGGGAGCGACCTTTCGAGTGCAAGGAATGCGGGAAAGGCTTCAGTCAGAGCTCGCTGCTCATCCGGCACCAGAGGATCCACACTGGGGAGAGGCCCTACGAGTGCAACGAGTGCGGCAAGGCCTTCATCCGGAGCTCCAGCCTCATCCGGCATTACCAGGTCCACACGGAGGTGAGGCAGTACGAGTGTGAGGAGTGCAGGAAGGCCTTCCGCCACCGCTCGGACCTCATCGAGCACCAGAGGATCCACACCGGGGAGAGGCCCTACGAGTGCAACGAGTGCGGCAAGGCCTTCATCCGGAGCTCGAAGCTCATCCAGCACCAGAGGATCCACACTGGAGAGAGGCCTTACGTGTGCAACGAGTGCGGGAAGCGTTTCAGCCAGACGTCGAACTTCACTCAGCATCAGAGgatccacactggagagaagctCTACGAATGTAACGAGTGCGGGAAAGCGTTCTTTCTGAGTTCGTACCTTATTCGACACCAGAAGATCCACACTGGAGAGAGGGTGTATgagtgtaaggaatgtgggaaagcttttCTCCAGAAAGCCCATCTCACTGAGCATCAGAAGATCCACACTGGGGACAGGCCCTTTGCGTGTAAGgactgtgggaaagccttcattCAGAGCTCCAAGCTCCTCCTACACCAG gctccggacacgcaggctcggcggccatggttcacgggcccagccacaccgtggcatatgggatcctcccggaccggggcacgaggccgcgtcccctgcatcggcaggcggactctcaaccactgcgccaccagggaagcccctccttag
- the ZNF623 gene encoding zinc finger protein 623 isoform X1 has protein sequence MEVAAPAPGGGPEPRLGGLLGNLDGQSLRSCPSQEGGFKQVTVTHWKIQTGEAAQVGSKSGGSPVLSSNLLLLQRELIEGEAHQREACGSFPFNSDLVRHQVSQAGEKSHRRDECGRGFGQSSHLVEHPRAHGGDRLYVCNACGKDFVLYADLVEHQKVHAGERPFKCAQCGKAFCHSSDLIRHQRVHTRERPFECKECGKGFSQSSLLIRHQRIHTGERPYECNECGKAFIRSSSLIRHYQVHTEVRQYECEECRKAFRHRSDLIEHQRIHTGERPYECNECGKAFIRSSKLIQHQRIHTGERPYVCNECGKRFSQTSNFTQHQRIHTGEKLYECNECGKAFFLSSYLIRHQKIHTGERVYECKECGKAFLQKAHLTEHQKIHTGDRPFACKDCGKAFIQSSKLLLHQVIHTGEKPYVCSYCGKGFIQRSNFLQHQKIHAEDKLYECSQYRTEFTSTPNFKGSQEVHQEGLPLSQTPIHLGEKYVGQGEHTDL, from the coding sequence ATGGAGGTCGCTGCCCCTGCGCCTGGCGGGGGCCCTGAACCCAGATTAGGGGGGCTGTTGGGAAACCTGGACGGGCAGAGCCTGCGGAGCTGCCCCTCCCAGGAGGGAGGTTTCAAGCAGGTGACAGTTACCCACTGGAAGATCCAAACAGGAGAGGCAGCGCAGGTGGGCAGTAAGTCAGGAGGAAGCCCCGTCCTGAGCTCAAACCTCCTCCTGCTTCAGAGAGAGCTGATCGAAGGGGAGGCCCACCAGCGCGAGGCTTGCGGAAGCTTCCCATTTAATTCGGACCTGGTCAGACATCAGGTttctcaggctggggagaagtCTCACAGACGTGACGAGTGTGGGAGGGGCTTCGGCCAGAGCTCCCACCTCGTGGAGCATCCGCGCGCTCACGGCGGAGACAGACTCTACGTGTGTAACGCGTGTGGGAAAGACTTCGTTCTCTACGCGGATCTTGTGGAGCATCAGAAAGTGCACGCGGGAGAAAGGCCCTTCAAGTGCGCTCAGTGTGGGAAGGCGTTCTGTCACAGCTCAGACCTGATCCGCCACCAGCGCGTCCACACCCGGGAGCGACCTTTCGAGTGCAAGGAATGCGGGAAAGGCTTCAGTCAGAGCTCGCTGCTCATCCGGCACCAGAGGATCCACACTGGGGAGAGGCCCTACGAGTGCAACGAGTGCGGCAAGGCCTTCATCCGGAGCTCCAGCCTCATCCGGCATTACCAGGTCCACACGGAGGTGAGGCAGTACGAGTGTGAGGAGTGCAGGAAGGCCTTCCGCCACCGCTCGGACCTCATCGAGCACCAGAGGATCCACACCGGGGAGAGGCCCTACGAGTGCAACGAGTGCGGCAAGGCCTTCATCCGGAGCTCGAAGCTCATCCAGCACCAGAGGATCCACACTGGAGAGAGGCCTTACGTGTGCAACGAGTGCGGGAAGCGTTTCAGCCAGACGTCGAACTTCACTCAGCATCAGAGgatccacactggagagaagctCTACGAATGTAACGAGTGCGGGAAAGCGTTCTTTCTGAGTTCGTACCTTATTCGACACCAGAAGATCCACACTGGAGAGAGGGTGTATgagtgtaaggaatgtgggaaagcttttCTCCAGAAAGCCCATCTCACTGAGCATCAGAAGATCCACACTGGGGACAGGCCCTTTGCGTGTAAGgactgtgggaaagccttcattCAGAGCTCCAAGCTCCTCCTACACCAGGTtattcacactggagagaagccctatgTATGTAGTTACTGTGGGAAAGGCTTTATTCAGAGGTCAAACTTCCTTCAGCACCAGAAAATTCATGCTGAAGACAAACTCTATGAATGTAGTCAGTATAGGACAGAGTTCACCTCAACTCCAAACTTTAAAGGCAGCCAAGAGGTTCACCAAGAGGGACTCCCCTTGAGTCAGACCCCCATACATTTGGGTGAGAAGTATGTAGGTCAGGGGGAGCACACAGACTTGTAA
- the CCDC166 gene encoding coiled-coil domain-containing protein 166 — MVPKRKRGPSAWGRSGAAGEGTEPPLSESAQYLQREYKLLSEQLDACEERVDQELQENAFLDCEAQRLREENRLYASYVSTRAQRCANAIVRLEEQNRVDLTEIHRQRAELASLYRRREEGVCAQLLEMETRAAQMARQVQELQPYKELQLEQLARIRALERELLHMRVEHMQLLHRMKRCFQEDKAAFEREARQRVQSLAWRAEREAARALIAHTQAIREDNGRLRQELLRLQRRAQVLHDTRRQLLEQREQLRREHEDMRNLAHVHSWLRRGPEGPPLWQPPLANSHPEHFASTTIQSRATSWAPSVSASRKPSQVSWRAASWAPSLLSKLAVPWVPSLVPSRVGSRVLSLAPSKAESRVPCQDPSHASSRVPSLTLSRPGSRVPSLTPPRLDSWAPSRSSLRAASQNTTLFGKSVAGSGSSRPPVEGDRECDAAGEGALGRS, encoded by the exons ATGGTGCCCAAGAGGAAGCGCGGGCCGAGCGCCTGGGGCCGGTCTGGCGCGGCGGGAGAGGGCACCGAGCCGCCGCTATCGGAGAGCGCTCAGTACTTGCAGCGAGAATACAAACTGCTCTCGGAGCAGCTGGACGCCTGCGAGGAGCGCGTCGACCAGGAGCTGCAGGAGAACGCCTTCCTGGACTGCGAGGCGCAGCGCCTGCGCGAGGAGAACCGGCTCTACGCCAGCTACGTGAGCACGCGCGCGCAGCGCTGCGCCAACGCTATCGTCCGGCTGGAGGAGCAGAACCGCGTGGACCTGACGGAGATCCACCGGCAGCGCGCAGAGCTGGCGTCGCTCTACCGCCGGCGTGAGGAGGGGGTGTGCGCGCAGCTGCTGGAGATGGAGACGCGCGCGGCGCAGATGGCGCGACAGGTGCAGGAGCTGCAGCCCTACAAG GAGCTGCAGCTGGAGCAGCTGGCCCGGATCCGGGCGCTGGAGCGCGAGCTGCTGCATATGCGCGTGGAGCACATGCAGCTGCTCCATCGCATGAAGCGGTGTTTCCAGGAGGACAAAGCAGCCTTCGAGCGCGAGGCGCGCCAGCGCGTGCAGTCCCTGGCGTGGCGCGCGGAGCGGGAGGCGGCGCGCGCGCTCATCGCGCACACACAGGCCATCAGAGAGGACAACGGGCGCCTGCGGCAGGAGCTGCTGCGGCTGCAACGCCGGGCCCAGGTGCTGCACGACACGCGGCGCCAGTTGCTGGAGCAGCGTGAACAGCTGCGGCGCGAGCACGAGGACATGCGGAACCTGGCCCACGTGCACAGCTGGCTGCGCCGGGGCCCCGAGGGCCCGCCGCTTTGGCAACCGCCGCTGGCCAACTCGCACCCCGAGCACTTCGCCTCCACCACGATCCAGTCGCGCGCGACCTCCTGGGCCCCATCAGTCTCGGCCTCCCGGAAGCCGTCTCAGGTCTCGTGGCGCGCGGCCTCTTGGGCCCCATCGTTGCTGTCGAAGCTCGCGGTTCCCTGGGTCCCGTCATTGGTCCCGTCACGTGTTGGCTCCAGGGTCCTGTCGCTGGCCCCTTCGAAGGCGGAATCACGGGTCCCATGCCAGGACCCATCGCATGCGAGCTCCAGGGTCCCGTCCTTGACCTTGTCGCGCCCAGGCTCCCGAGTCCCGTCCCTGACCCCGCCACGCCTGGATTCCTGGGCCCCTTCGCGGTCCTCATTGCGTGCCGCCTCACAGAACACCACCCTCTTTGGGAAGTCCGTCGCCGGGTCGGGCTCTTCCCGTCCCCCAGTCGAAGGAGACCGTGAATGTGACGCTGCAGGCGAAGGCGCCTTGGGGAGATCCTGA